The segment GTCTGAAAGAAAAGGAATGACGCAGCCACAAGACAAGAAATCTCCAAATGTGGTCTTCTAGAAATCTCAATGTTGTTTTTCAATTCCCTTGTAATCACAACGAAAGAATGAATGGAAAATTTTCATCCTAAAATctgaactacgttgggcctgaattctccccgtgagatacgtaggcagcttTCTCAGCCCGGCCCCTATCatagaaaattttcattctcctccaTATTTCGGAGATACGAAGATAAGATCAACGGACGTTGCAAAGCAACTGTAAGAAGaccatagctcaacgtgattcagATTTCCCAAGATAGCgccaaacaaacaaattcctgtttgttcaaaatatatatccGTCCTTATTCGTGggttaagatatcctcaaacaaaacgacttgtgtgtttatcttttttatgtgcgatattatgcattttgtactctggatatgcactaacaaatttgccttGAGTTGTTTTTACCTCTCAGGTACCTTtttactgatctgtgtcgataaagctggcagatcatcctTACTTCCCCAGATCGAAAGGTCCTACAGATTCCTTCCCTCGATCAAATTCAGATAAAGGAAAAATAGTTATGGGAGACAACAATGACGAAGGGCGTCTTACTGACGTTGTGGTGGCTCAGCCCACTGTAGTGGAACAGAACGAATTGATCATGCAATTGATGCAACAGATTGGTGAAATGAAAGTTGAAATGCAACGGAGACAGGATGCGCCTCCACCTGGATTTGGTACTAATATTGCTGATGCAAGACCTCCAGTTTACTTCCCTTCATCAAACATAGATCCAACTCAAAACCAGCCTTCTACACCTGTGCATAATCCGTCTGTGATAGACCTAACAACCCAAAACCCCCAATATGCTTCTGCATCTTACCAAACTCCTTCACCTCTTCCAAATAACCACCCTCAAATACCACCCCATCCTCAGAATACTCAAACTGCCCCACCgccacaaaatcaaaaccaaactcAAACTGCCTTCAATACCCAAGCATTTCATCCGCATTTGAGTTAGAACACCAATCCTTAGGCCTACCCACAAAACTACCAGACTGCCCAAAACGTTCCAAGTCCCTCTATAGCTCCACCCCTCCCAAAAAGAGCCACCTTCCAAGTTCCCGTTCCTGCCGAGCACGAGGTGCACGGTTCTGAGTTGGATCACTATGAAGAACAGGAAAGAGAATGGAAGGCGAAAGAAGAAGTGAAGATCGATATAAAGGAAGAAATCAAAAGGGCTATGAAAGAGTTGCAGTGCATCCCAGACGCCGTCGGACTTAGCTACGCAGAATTGTGCATCCATCCAGATTTGAACCTTCCCGAAGGTTTTAAAATTCCGAAGTTTGACACCTTCGGAGGAGTGGGCAACCCTATGGCGCATTTGAGAGCGTATTGTGACCagctcgtgggagttggcaggGATGAGGCCTTGTTGATGCGGCTTTTCAGCCGAAGTCTGTGTGGAGAGGCCCTCGAGTGGTTTACTTCACATGAAACCAGGCAGTGGCCCAGTTGGAATGCATTGGCTAAGGACTTCATTGACCGATTCGCCTACAATGTTGAAATAGTGCCCGATCGGTATTCTCTAGAGAAGATGAAGTAGAAACCAACTGAAAGCTATAGGGAATTTGCCAATAGGTGGAGGAAAGAAGCGGCGAGGGTAAGGCCACCCATGACCGAGAAAGAGATTGTGGAAGTGTTCGTGCGGGTACAGGAGCCTGAGTACTATGATCGAATCATGTTGCTGGTCGGAGCTAAATTTGCTGAGATAGTCAAagttggtgagactatcgaagatggtCTAAAATCGGGGAAGATAGCCCGTGTATCTGCGTCGCCTGGGTCTTCAGGATTGATAAGAAAGAGAAGAGAGGAAGTTGCCGCTGTCTCGTATGGGGGAAGAAAAACCCCTAGAAACCCGTCACATTCCCAAGATCGTTCCAGGCCTTCCCCAAAGTCTTACCGATCCAACTACCCACAACCCAATCATCCTAATAACCACAATGCTGTCCCCACTTATCAGAATGCTCAAATTTCGTCGTACCAAAGTCCACCCTCTAATCTCCAAAATTTTTCTCCCATATACCCAAATTACCCTCAACCAAACCAGATCCCATCCCCTTATCAGAATATTGCTCCCAACTGTGCCAACGTACAGTCGAGCTACCGACCACCTCCGCCCACttatcaagtccaagctccaTTATACCAGGACCCCCTCCCGAATTACCAAGCTCCAATGCCAAATTTCCAGGCAAACCCTTATCACCGGAGCCAAGCTCCTCGTACAAATACCCAAAATTATCAGCGGGTGCCTCCCCCTCGGCAAAGTGGTTATGATACTTCTCGACCGAGATTTGAAAAAAAGCCTTCAAGAAAATTTACCACACTTGCTGAAAGCCGGACCAAACTATTTGAGAGGCTAGTCGCAGATGGATACATCCACTCTGTGGGGCCCAGACCCGTGGATGTCAACTCAAAGTTCTACAGGCCGGATCAAAGGTGTGCTTttcattccaacagtgttggacatgacACGGAAGATTGCATCAACCTTAAGCATAAAATCCAAGACTTGATCGATCAGGAGGTAGTTTCTCTTCAACCGGCGGTGCCAAACGTCAACACAAATCTGTTGCCAAATCATGGAGGTGACAACCTTAATATGATTGAAATGGATGAAGACGGGTGTGGAACAAAGATGATTACCCCTATTGTGCATGAGGACTTGGAAAGGGTTGTCGCTTCTTCAAGCGTCAAGGAAAGGAGGGAGTTTGTTATTCTGACACCTGCAAAggctgttgccttggtgcctTCGAAAACTCTCGTTAAGCCCAAATTTGTCATTGAAACCATCGTGGCCCAAGGCATGACCAGAGCCGGAAGGTGCTACACTCTTGGtgagcttgctctcggaggacaGAAGAAGGACCATGCTAAGAGGCCGATAAGCGAGGGGGAAGCAGAAGAATTCTGGAGAAGGATGCAACCGAAGGACTATTCCATCgtcaaacatttagagaagaCTCCGGCTCAAATCTTCGTGTGGGCCCTGTTGATGAGCTCTCAGTCCCACAGGCAGGCCTTAATGAAAGCTCTTGATGATACATACGTACCCTCAGGTACAAGTAGTGATAACGTGGCCGCTATGATTCATCAAGTCATTCGGGGGCACCGGATCAGCTTTTGTGACGATGAGTTGCCAGTCGAAGGAAGATCCCACAACAAAGCGCTACACATTACCGTGATATGTCGTGGAAAGGTTGTCAACTGTGTTTTGGTAGATGATGGGTCCGGTTTAAATATTTTCCCATTGACGACGTTGAGGCAACTAAATTTTGACCTTGGGAAACTGGAGCAGAATCAGGTCAATGTAAGGGCATTTTATGGTGTGCAAAGAGACACTTTAGGGGCTGTGactttgacccttcaaatgggcccCGCAGAGTTCAGTGCACAATTCCAAGTATTGGACATAAACACTAGCTAcaaccttcttttgggaaggccgTTTATCCACATGGCTGGAGCCGTCCCCTCTACTCTCCATCAGATGATGAAGATTGTatggaaaaatgaagagttagtGATTCACGGCGAGGGAAGTCGCTCGGGCAAGCAGGTGTCGGTCATTGATAAGATGCCGCGAGGCGCAGACTTTTACATAGTGGAGCTGGTGAATGCCACCAACGAAGATTTGGCCCTCAACTCCATGCCAACCGTGTACAAAATGATAGCCACGGTGATGCTGCAAAATGGGTTCGAGCCAGGTTTCGGATTGGGAAGAGATTCCCAAGGAATTATTGAGCCTGTTTCGGTCCTTGCTCAGGGATGaaagtatggtttggggtacatccccacagatgatgatatgaagatgaagaggagaAGGGATCAAGAGTTAACTAAGTCGATCCCGTATCTCTATCACTCCTTTCCAGTTTGGGAGCATGCCGAGCCTGAAGACgacggggaaggaatctgtgacctGTTCAAGGAGATCAATGCCGTCATAGAGGAGGAGGCTGAGCCAGCTGGCTTTCGTGATGCTGAACCGGGGGAGATGCTGAAGAATTGGACGTCCGCACCAATCCTGATGTCCCGGACTTTTGGGTAGAAAGGAATTATTTTGTGCATGTCAAAATCGGTGGTCGTTcggaagaggcccgagacccaccatttctacattttcttgattttgaattttgttatgaCTGTTTAAAGGGCGACATGGCCTTGTGCCATGACCCAACTTTGCATTTTGAttcaatttaaatgaaagcctccttattttgactttgttcATTCGATtgcttgttatattttactcttctaattttgtctgtttatgatttcagtaacgtaagttacaaacctgccaacgtcatgtcatgtcatgagctaAACGAACAAAATGAGGCAAATGACGACGAGGCTGACGACTACGATGAAGAAAATGGGGAACCAGACTATGTAGTAGAAGAGTTTCGACAGTTCGAGAATCAACATAAACCGAATCTGGAGGAAACAGAGACGGTAAATTTGGGAGATTCAGAatgtgtcaaagaggttaagatcagcacTCACCTGAATGAAACTCAGAAGGAGAGCCTGATTCATTTGCTTGCCGAATACAGCGATGTGTTTGTTTGGGAGGTCGGTGACATGCAGGGGTTGAGTACTgatgtcgtatctcataagTTGCCTATCAACCCAGGGTTCGAGCCGGTGAAGCAAAAGACTCGGAAATTCAAGCCTGAATTAAGTTTGAAGATTAAGGAGGAAATCACAAAGCAGATAGAGTCTCGGTTGGTAGAAGTAACGCAATATCCCACCTGGTAGGCAAATGTCGTTCCGGTcgccaagaaagatggaaaaatcaggatttgtgttGATTACAGAGATCTCAACATGGCTAGTCCAAAGGATAATTTCCCGTTGCCAAATATCCATATTCTGATTGACAATTGtgccaaacatgagatgcagtcatttgtggattgttacgcgGGTTATCACCAGATTCTGATAGATGAGGAAGACGCGGAGAAAACGGCCTTCATCACACCTTGGGGGGTGTATCACTACAGGGTGATGCCGTTTGGGCTCAAAAACGCCGGTGCTACCTACATGAGAGCCATGACGACCATCTTTCATGACATGattcacaaggaaattgaagtgtacGTGGACGATGTTATAATCAAATCCCGCGAGAGTTCAGATCATATGACACACCTGCgaaaattctttgaacgtttgCGTAGATACAACTTGAAGTTAAACCCCGCCAAATGTGCTTTTAGAGTCCCAGTTGGGAAATTGTTAgggtttatagtcagcagaagaggtattgagctcgacccttcCAAGATCAAAGCAATTCAGGATCAAAGCAATTCAGGAGTTACCTCCGCCAAAGACGAGAAAAAAGGTGATGAGCttcttagggaggttaaactatatcagccggtttatagcacaatcgacggtggtatgtgagcctatcttcaagttgctgaagaaagatgccccaattaagtggactgaggagtgccagaccgctttcgacgctatcaagagctacttgtctaacccaccagtattggttcctccgcgagaagggagtcctttgttgctATATTTGTCTGTCTCGGATAATGCCTTTGGTtgtgtacttggtcaacacgacgagacagGAAAGAAGGAAAAGGCTATCTACTACATCAGCAAGAAATTTACTCCGTACGAGTCTCGTTACACTTTGCTGGAAAGAACATGCTGTGCTCTGACGTGGCTTGCCCAGAAGCTGAGGCACTACCTGTCATCGTATACTACATATCTTATCTCCAGGATGGATCcgttgaagtatattttccagaaagTGATGCCGACCGGGAAGCTAGCTAAATGGCAAAtgctgttgagtgagtttgacatcgtgtacgtgactcagaaggcaataaaggcacaagctttggctgatcatcttgtgGAAAATCCCGTTGACGAAGAGTATGAACCTCTCAAGAtgtattttcacgatgaagaagtgtcatttgtgggtgaagatatctCTGAAGCttatccaggttggagattattcttcgaTGGAGCGGTGAATCACCAGGGTAAAGGTGTTGGAGCAGTCTTGGTAtcagaatctggtcagcactatcctatgGCGGCTAAACTACGATTCaactgcacaaacaacatggctgagTATGAAGCTTGCATTCTCGGTTTGAAAATGGCCGTTGACATTAATGTTTACGAGTTACTGGTTATCGGAGATTCAGACCTCTTGATCCATCAGGTTCAAGGAGAATCGGCTGTGAAGAACCCGAAGATTGTACCTTACGTACAATATGTGCAAAACCTGTGTAAAAGGTTTcgcaagatcgagttcagacatactccccgaatacagaatgaattagctgatgctcttgccaccatcgcttcaatGATCAAACATCCGGATATTGATTACATCGACCCGCTGGATATAGATTTGAAGGAGcatccagtccattgttcacacgtggaatcagaaccagatggtttgccttggtatttaGACATAAAGAGGTATTTGGAGTCTGGAGCATATCCAGAAGATGCCACATCTAATCAAAAGAAGTCGATACGTCGTATggctttcaatttctttttgaatggaGAAGTCCTTTATAGGAGGACTCTAGATTTGGGTTTTTTGAGGTGCGTGGATGCCGCCGAAGCCGTAaggcttattgaacagatacatgctggagtttgtGGTACATATATGAACGGGCTTACCTTGGCAAGAAAAGTCCTTCGAGCCGGTTacttctggatgactatggagaacgaatgttgcaaattcgtgcaaaaatgccataaatgtcaagtgcacggagATTTGATAAGGGTGCCACCTCATGAACtcaatgctatgagttcaccttggccatttgtagcttggggaatggatgtcattGGCCCTATAGAACCGGCCACTTCCAATGGACACAGATttattttggttgccattgattatttcaccaagtgggtggaagcagcctcttacaaatcagtaaccaagaaagtggtggccgactttgtccgcaacaatctgatatgccGATTTGGGGTTCCAGAATCCATCATCACTGATaatggtgcaaatctcaacagtcatctgatgaaagagatatgtgaacaattCAAGATTATTCACCGAAGGTCAACTGCTTATCGCcctcaaatgaacggagctgtagaggccgccaacaagaatattaagaaaattctgaggaaaatgattgacaagcagcgaggttggcatgaaatgttgccaTATGCTCTACTAGGTTATCGAACAACGGTCAGAACATCGACCGGGGCTACTCAATACTTGCTAGTATATGGTACCGAAGCAGTCGTGCCGAttgaagtcgagataccgtcattgaggatcatccaagaagctgagctAAGTAATGCTGAATGGGTTAGTAAGCGGATTGATCAACTAGccttgattgatgagaagaggaTGGTTGCTGTTTTCCATGGCCAGTTGTATAGACAAAGAATGACTCgcgcttttcacaaaagagtaagagccagaaattttgaagttggtcagttggttcttaagcgtatttttcctcatcaagacgagtacaaaagaaagttcgcaccaaactggcaaggtccttacatggttcgcaaagtactatctggaggtgctttagtCTTGTCAGAGATGGATGGTGCTGTATGGCCCAagcctatcaactcagatgctgtcaagagatattACGCGTGAAGTTCGTTTTGCATTTTCcatcatttacttgtaatcttctgtttgcttgtatttgttcgaATTTGAACTCTTATCCCTCCTGTaatgaactacgttcgacctgaattct is part of the Solanum lycopersicum chromosome 1, SLM_r2.1 genome and harbors:
- the LOC112940688 gene encoding uncharacterized protein, whose amino-acid sequence is MTEKEIVEVFVRVQEPEYYDRIMLLVGAKFAEIVKVGETIEDGLKSGKIARVSASPGSSGLIRKRREEVAAVSYGGRKTPRNPSHSQDRSRPSPKSYRSNYPQPNHPNNHNAVPTYQNAQISSYQSPPSNLQNFSPIYPNYPQPNQIPSPYQNIAPNCANVQSSYRPPPPTYQVQAPLYQDPLPNYQAPMPNFQANPYHRSQAPRTNTQNYQRVPPPRQSGYDTSRPRFEKKPSRKFTTLAESRTKLFERLVADGYIHSVGPRPVDVNSKFYRPDQRCAFHSNSVGHDTEDCINLKHKIQDLIDQEVVSLQPAVPNVNTNLLPNHGGDNLNMIEMDEDGCGTKMITPIVHEDLERVVASSSVKERREFVILTPAKAVALVPSKTLVKPKFVIETIVAQGMTRAGRCYTLGELALGGQKKDHAKRPISEGEAEEFWRRMQPKDYSIVKHLEKTPAQIFVWALLMSSQSHRQALMKALDDTYVPSGTSSDNVAAMIHQVIRGHRISFCDDELPVEGRSHNKALHITVICRGKVVNCVLVDDGSGLNIFPLTTLRQLNFDLGKLEQNQVNVRAFYGVQRDTLGAVTLTLQMGPAEFSAQFQVLDINTSYNLLLGRPFIHMAGAVPSTLHQMMKIVWKNEELVIHGEGSRSGKQVSVIDKMPRGADFYIVELVNATNEDLALNSMPTVYKMIATVMLQNGFEPGFGLGRDSQGIIEPVSVLAQG